A window from Gemmatimonadaceae bacterium encodes these proteins:
- a CDS encoding cytochrome c3 family protein, with translation MAEIPPNNRRFDKGFFTRERFAVAAKYLAMPNRARLFKYGGIAALALALVFLADAFIGRASFIAGPLSARHALFAKNCSSCHTAAHGAPNANCQSCHQKSAGERQVYGFAKHYQYRSADVDRSSPHSQEMTCGTCHREHQGRQNTLQNVADNKCVGCHDMRSFHSGHPEFEFARKKIPNPSNLTFQHILHVREVMKEQKLSNAENACLSCHTPKPDGRTFQPLSYAKACDRCHLGETESTPYMPLKSGGRPGVATLAEIRKSASPGTQWAEYWNADEFSEQGGAVKKRIVYHADPWVLYNLQQIRHQLYPGAELADLINTTAELPPEQARTLYEEATGTLQKQIESLRGNQSPDVQNEVSSLTQVLKLIQQRIDEPYAPLDETKFAVTNGDRSGADERAYAPVIDSLTKPCQLCHTVQKATIRRVKTDLRTMVRAEFDHRAHVLHAKCLDCHNVIPFRQYLGTDDKPAPSQDNAQIVNLPTIEKCQSCHTSKAAPATCTTCHLFHPDREHWASLTR, from the coding sequence GTGGCTGAGATTCCCCCAAACAACCGGCGGTTCGACAAGGGCTTTTTCACGCGCGAGCGATTCGCCGTCGCGGCGAAGTACCTCGCGATGCCGAATCGCGCGCGCTTGTTCAAGTACGGGGGTATCGCCGCGCTCGCGCTTGCGCTCGTCTTTCTCGCCGACGCCTTCATCGGCCGCGCGTCGTTCATCGCCGGCCCGCTCTCGGCGAGGCACGCGTTGTTCGCGAAGAACTGCTCGTCGTGCCACACGGCGGCGCACGGCGCGCCGAACGCCAACTGCCAGAGCTGCCATCAGAAGTCAGCCGGCGAACGCCAGGTCTACGGATTCGCCAAGCACTATCAATATCGCTCGGCCGACGTCGATCGCTCGTCGCCGCACAGTCAGGAGATGACGTGCGGTACGTGTCATCGCGAGCATCAGGGCCGTCAGAACACTCTGCAGAACGTGGCCGACAACAAATGCGTCGGCTGTCACGACATGCGCTCGTTCCACAGCGGGCATCCGGAGTTCGAGTTCGCGCGGAAGAAGATTCCGAATCCGTCGAACCTCACGTTTCAGCACATACTGCACGTGCGCGAGGTGATGAAGGAGCAGAAGCTGTCGAACGCCGAGAACGCGTGTCTCTCGTGTCACACGCCGAAACCGGACGGCCGTACGTTCCAGCCGCTGTCGTACGCCAAGGCGTGCGACCGATGTCATTTGGGCGAGACCGAGTCGACGCCGTACATGCCGTTGAAGAGCGGCGGTCGGCCCGGCGTCGCGACGCTTGCCGAGATTCGCAAGAGTGCGTCGCCGGGCACGCAGTGGGCCGAGTATTGGAACGCCGACGAGTTCAGCGAGCAGGGTGGGGCGGTGAAGAAGCGGATCGTCTATCACGCCGACCCGTGGGTGCTCTACAACCTCCAGCAAATTCGGCATCAGCTGTATCCTGGCGCCGAGCTCGCGGATCTCATCAACACCACGGCGGAGCTTCCGCCCGAGCAGGCACGCACGCTCTACGAAGAAGCGACGGGCACGCTACAGAAGCAGATCGAATCGCTGCGCGGCAACCAGTCGCCTGATGTGCAGAACGAGGTGTCGTCGCTGACGCAGGTTCTCAAGCTGATTCAACAGCGCATCGACGAGCCGTATGCCCCGCTCGACGAAACGAAGTTCGCGGTGACGAACGGCGATCGATCGGGTGCCGATGAACGCGCGTATGCGCCGGTGATCGATTCGCTCACCAAACCGTGCCAGCTCTGTCACACGGTACAGAAGGCGACGATTCGCCGTGTGAAGACGGATTTGCGGACGATGGTGCGCGCGGAGTTCGATCACCGCGCGCACGTGCTGCACGCCAAGTGTCTCGACTGCCACAATGTGATACCGTTCCGGCAGTACCTTGGCACCGACGACAAGCCGGCGCCGAGCCAGGACAATGCGCAAATTGTGAATTTGCCGACGATCGAAAAGTGCCAATCCTGTCATACGAGCAAGGCGGCGCCGGCAACGTGCACAACCTGTCACCTCTTTCATCCGGACCGAGAGCATTGGGCGAGCCTGACGCGGTAG
- a CDS encoding cyclic nucleotide-binding domain-containing protein, with protein sequence MSETIVMMARQFDDRWSSLTARPGLAELSSLRRPDQLRQIDLLREFDDDFLRDISPDLAIATWEPQATLFKAGTYLDVAFYVLDGTVDLELQVGDAHRPIFATRSVPLATEDFNLAPGESLRIGAGDVFGEIGAMNGWPQAVTAHTATRCTLLQIRLPALRKLKRKSKALKQRMDQVYRERTLRQHLRSTPVLQGLAPELIDALAAHVELVSCQPGDVVAREGSPVEHLILVRSGSLRMSQAIGTGEIAVSYVSKGSTVGESELLVDEMATWEVTATSVGYSELVRIPREDFLRVLKRAPELEKRLWAIAGERIKEIASRRAHLDRADLLDFSLAKGLTQANSVLVIDLETCTRCDDCVRGCASTHGGTPRFVREGEVHEGFLIARSCYHCQDPTCLVGCPTGAISRTNIGDTVAIDPAVCIGCGSCAENCQYDSIVIHDLGVTWGPDAMPRHLRGQPRSVASKCDLCREAPEGPACVSSCPHGAAIRVAGAEEFDVLIQTKRRRQLPLVPA encoded by the coding sequence ATGTCTGAAACGATCGTGATGATGGCGCGCCAATTCGACGACCGCTGGTCGTCGCTCACCGCGCGCCCTGGACTCGCCGAGCTCTCGAGCTTGCGGCGCCCCGACCAGCTGCGGCAAATCGATCTGCTGCGCGAGTTCGACGACGATTTTCTGCGCGATATCAGTCCCGATCTCGCGATCGCGACCTGGGAGCCGCAAGCGACGCTGTTCAAAGCGGGGACGTATCTCGACGTTGCGTTCTATGTGTTGGACGGCACCGTCGATCTCGAGCTCCAGGTAGGTGACGCGCACCGCCCGATCTTCGCCACGCGCAGCGTCCCGCTTGCGACGGAAGATTTCAATCTCGCCCCCGGCGAGTCGCTGCGGATTGGTGCGGGCGACGTGTTCGGCGAGATCGGTGCGATGAACGGTTGGCCACAAGCCGTCACGGCACACACCGCAACCCGTTGTACGCTGCTTCAGATTCGCCTGCCCGCGTTGCGAAAACTCAAGCGCAAGTCGAAGGCGCTCAAACAGCGCATGGATCAGGTCTATCGCGAGCGGACGCTGCGACAGCATCTGCGCAGTACACCGGTCCTCCAAGGTCTTGCGCCCGAGCTGATCGACGCGCTCGCCGCGCACGTCGAGCTGGTATCGTGCCAGCCAGGCGACGTCGTCGCGCGCGAGGGATCGCCGGTCGAGCACCTCATTCTCGTGCGATCGGGCTCGCTGCGCATGTCGCAGGCGATTGGCACCGGCGAGATCGCGGTCTCCTACGTGAGTAAGGGCTCGACCGTCGGCGAGTCCGAGCTGCTCGTCGACGAGATGGCGACGTGGGAAGTGACGGCGACGTCGGTCGGCTACTCCGAGCTCGTGCGCATTCCGCGCGAAGACTTCCTGCGCGTGCTCAAGCGCGCGCCGGAGCTGGAGAAGCGCCTGTGGGCGATCGCCGGCGAGCGCATCAAGGAAATAGCGTCGCGGCGCGCGCACCTGGACCGCGCCGACCTGCTCGACTTCAGTCTCGCGAAAGGGCTCACACAAGCGAACAGCGTGCTCGTGATCGATCTCGAGACGTGCACGCGGTGCGACGACTGCGTGCGCGGCTGCGCGAGTACGCACGGCGGCACGCCGCGCTTCGTGCGCGAAGGCGAGGTCCATGAGGGTTTTCTCATTGCGCGGTCGTGCTATCACTGCCAGGACCCAACGTGCCTCGTGGGCTGCCCGACGGGCGCGATCAGCCGCACCAACATCGGCGACACAGTGGCGATCGACCCAGCGGTCTGTATCGGCTGCGGCTCGTGCGCCGAGAATTGCCAGTACGACTCGATCGTCATTCACGACCTTGGTGTCACGTGGGGACCGGATGCGATGCCGCGCCATTTGCGCGGACAGCCGCGCAGCGTCGCGAGCAAATGCGATCTCTGTCGCGAGGCGCCGGAAGGTCCCGCGTGTGTATCGAGCTGTCCGCACGGCGCCGCGATTCGCGTCGCCGGCGCCGAAGAGTTCGACGTGCTGATTCAGACCAAGCGCCGCCGGCAGTTGCCGCTGGTGCCGGCGTGA
- a CDS encoding FHA domain-containing protein, which produces MGEPDAVDDARALLVCKSGDLAGTRFEIGRDALIGRDERGRVQVVSGSQRVAESFARISHRDGRYTLESTTAGAVRVDGNPAHGAVVLDRRHLIALPDGTELVYSVTPPAARPQAPASSPASAPASSPPPSQRREPTVEAPLETMVESAWGGVPELKRRPNTPAAQAPGQQPPERIITAPRSKQVSDDPPGGTMVDANLGALPPLVRKPAPRPPANEPPATHSTGDDDIGTRVFEPPKPAVAYEVVVKVPDQETLTYPLKHGENIIGRSSECDIQLADPNKWLSRKHAMVRVSNDLVELMDLNGMNGTYLNGARITNAVLVPGTSFYLGPNVELTLRQR; this is translated from the coding sequence TTGGGCGAGCCTGACGCGGTAGACGACGCGCGAGCGCTGCTCGTGTGCAAGAGCGGCGACCTGGCCGGCACGAGATTCGAGATCGGGCGTGACGCGCTCATCGGTCGCGACGAGCGCGGGCGCGTGCAGGTCGTGAGTGGATCGCAGCGGGTGGCGGAATCGTTCGCGCGGATTTCCCATCGCGACGGACGGTACACGCTCGAGAGCACCACGGCCGGCGCCGTTCGTGTCGACGGCAATCCGGCGCATGGCGCTGTCGTGCTCGATCGGCGGCATCTGATAGCGCTGCCCGATGGAACGGAGCTCGTGTACAGCGTCACGCCGCCCGCGGCGCGGCCACAAGCACCCGCCAGCTCACCCGCGAGCGCACCCGCGAGCTCGCCCCCGCCGTCGCAGCGTCGCGAACCGACGGTCGAAGCCCCGCTCGAGACGATGGTCGAATCCGCGTGGGGGGGCGTGCCCGAGCTCAAGCGCCGGCCCAACACGCCCGCCGCACAAGCGCCAGGTCAGCAACCTCCCGAGCGCATCATCACGGCGCCGCGCTCGAAGCAGGTGTCGGACGATCCGCCGGGCGGCACCATGGTCGACGCGAACCTGGGCGCGCTGCCGCCGCTCGTCCGCAAACCGGCGCCGCGCCCGCCGGCGAACGAACCGCCGGCAACGCACAGCACCGGCGACGACGACATCGGAACGCGCGTGTTCGAGCCGCCCAAGCCCGCGGTCGCCTACGAGGTCGTCGTCAAGGTGCCCGATCAGGAAACTCTAACGTACCCGCTCAAACACGGCGAGAACATCATTGGCCGCAGCAGCGAGTGCGACATCCAGCTCGCGGACCCGAACAAGTGGCTCTCGCGCAAGCACGCGATGGTTCGCGTGTCCAACGATCTCGTCGAGCTGATGGATCTCAACGGCATGAACGGAACGTACCTGAACGGTGCGCGCATCACCAACGCGGTCCTTGTTCCGGGCACCTCGTTCTACCTCGGCCCCAACGTGGAGCTCACGCTCCGTCAACGATGA
- a CDS encoding multiheme c-type cytochrome — MRVGRLAGWAATCAASGLVIAAVSLFGQQPGPSYKSSPFLRIDPDKVVITDASGQKPCADCHRNEWQVWKDTRHAQMYDSLTRMASAKQYMQALGLRTTKRQDAICMRCHYTVGPDRTAIAGVSCESCHGAARDWINVHNKFAPGVRDRTQESPVQHEQRVAASRAGGMLRPSTDIYAVAANCFECHTVPMEIVVNKAGHSSGTRSFDLVSMIDSIRHNFLNPGGPVVNRPNTPEQKRVLFVIGRMLAYEYALRGMSTATVDSTYSDAMNVRAKRAFTDLQTMNAAQHLPAVDSVMMIARKVKLVPNNRAELEHAADQIREIGQRFASGTNGSTLAALDPVISGHPVAAPVEQAPVAATPPAASAPATGAGVPATARGSKGATPQRTTAASTAPASAPAPAAAPPAHVELPGRIRNRPEWFNASGRSGYLGVDACARCHGKAMGWWNRDPHSESASKHLLGEDPKARRIADTYGIGAAGMARPDNMCMSCHATVDEGRKVQIETGVSCESCHGAASGWKDSHQKGNNPQPGMRNLKQAADRAQTCSGCHRITDERLIAAGHTTGANYDFAKANEKIKHWPDAKADQFRAEHGGAAYQDVPAAALTAAFAAAVQSRPIPKVAVAAAPTPPPVPASISARSPAEVSPSAADTPSPTADAHTPIRPYAHTPKQAPTLPSRIPPSTRSTPVTLDLPPLPPTAHMTTEDLLLLVKKRIERIQAAIAGRN; from the coding sequence GTGAGGGTTGGCCGGCTCGCCGGATGGGCTGCTACCTGCGCCGCCTCGGGGTTGGTCATCGCCGCGGTCTCGCTGTTTGGTCAGCAGCCCGGCCCGAGCTACAAGAGCTCGCCGTTCCTGCGCATCGATCCGGACAAGGTCGTGATCACCGACGCGTCGGGGCAGAAACCCTGCGCCGACTGTCACCGCAATGAATGGCAGGTGTGGAAGGATACGCGTCATGCGCAGATGTACGACTCACTCACTCGAATGGCGTCGGCCAAGCAGTACATGCAGGCATTGGGGCTGCGCACCACCAAGCGGCAGGACGCGATCTGCATGCGTTGCCACTACACGGTGGGACCGGATCGCACGGCGATCGCCGGCGTGTCGTGCGAATCGTGTCATGGCGCGGCGCGCGACTGGATCAACGTTCACAACAAGTTCGCGCCCGGCGTGCGTGACCGGACGCAGGAAAGCCCGGTGCAGCACGAGCAGCGCGTCGCGGCGAGCCGCGCCGGCGGGATGCTGCGCCCGTCCACGGACATTTATGCCGTAGCGGCGAACTGTTTCGAGTGCCACACTGTTCCGATGGAGATCGTCGTCAACAAGGCCGGCCACTCGTCGGGCACGCGGTCGTTCGATCTCGTGTCGATGATCGACTCCATTCGTCACAATTTTCTAAATCCCGGCGGGCCGGTGGTGAATCGCCCGAACACGCCGGAGCAGAAGCGCGTGCTGTTCGTGATCGGCCGCATGCTGGCGTACGAGTACGCGCTGCGCGGCATGTCGACGGCGACGGTGGACAGCACCTATTCCGATGCGATGAACGTCCGCGCGAAGCGCGCGTTCACCGATTTGCAAACGATGAACGCGGCGCAGCACCTGCCGGCCGTTGACAGCGTGATGATGATCGCGCGAAAGGTGAAGCTGGTGCCGAACAATCGCGCGGAGCTGGAGCATGCGGCGGATCAGATTCGCGAGATCGGGCAGCGATTCGCGTCGGGCACGAATGGATCGACGTTGGCGGCGCTCGACCCGGTGATCTCGGGGCATCCTGTCGCGGCGCCAGTGGAACAGGCGCCCGTTGCGGCGACGCCGCCTGCGGCGAGTGCTCCCGCAACGGGTGCCGGCGTCCCGGCGACGGCGCGTGGATCGAAAGGCGCGACGCCGCAACGCACAACCGCTGCGTCGACGGCGCCGGCATCGGCTCCCGCGCCGGCGGCCGCGCCGCCCGCGCACGTCGAGCTTCCCGGTCGCATTCGCAATCGTCCTGAGTGGTTCAACGCCAGCGGCCGCAGCGGATATTTGGGCGTCGACGCCTGCGCGCGCTGCCACGGCAAGGCGATGGGCTGGTGGAATCGCGACCCGCACAGCGAGAGCGCGTCGAAGCATTTGCTCGGTGAGGATCCGAAGGCGCGCCGCATCGCCGACACATATGGTATAGGCGCCGCCGGCATGGCTCGCCCCGACAACATGTGCATGAGCTGCCATGCGACGGTCGACGAAGGCCGGAAAGTGCAGATCGAGACCGGTGTGAGTTGCGAGAGTTGTCACGGGGCCGCGAGCGGGTGGAAAGATTCGCACCAGAAGGGCAACAACCCGCAGCCCGGCATGAGGAACCTGAAACAGGCGGCCGATCGGGCGCAGACGTGTTCAGGCTGCCATCGCATCACGGACGAGCGCCTGATCGCGGCGGGGCATACGACCGGCGCGAATTATGACTTTGCTAAAGCCAACGAGAAGATCAAGCATTGGCCCGATGCGAAGGCCGATCAATTCCGTGCCGAGCATGGTGGCGCGGCGTATCAGGATGTGCCGGCGGCGGCGCTGACGGCGGCGTTTGCGGCGGCGGTGCAAAGCCGGCCAATTCCGAAAGTGGCGGTTGCTGCGGCGCCGACTCCGCCCCCCGTGCCGGCATCTATCTCGGCGCGTTCGCCGGCCGAAGTTTCGCCGTCCGCCGCCGACACCCCGTCGCCCACCGCCGACGCCCATACGCCCATACGCCCATACGCCCATACGCCCAAACAGGCCCCCACCCTCCCCTCGCGCATTCCCCCCAGCACCCGCAGCACGCCGGTCACACTCGATCTGCCGCCGCTGCCGCCGACGGCTCACATGACCACCGAAGATCTGCTGCTTCTCGTGAAGAAACGCATCGAACGAATTCAGGCCGCGATCGCGGGCCGCAACTGA
- a CDS encoding multiheme c-type cytochrome, which yields MHIWRRSRIARQWVRSIIAPIACTALVSAWIGASSRTSSAKTVRHVRRVQQDRQVQQGGDPHAAVFAESEYPSASQCASCHQQIYQEWASSNHAYASTSPVFHKFEQRINDLSHGTIGYFCMRCHAAVGTTLNERRDLPLTERSQVSREGVTCVTCHRVSERFGRVNGERRMEPGNINAPVYGPTGGSGLAPVLADKGHYAVKTSASETGPGQNIHSAAIKFDQLDKSSFCVSCHQVAVQPGIKLEVVWDQYRASPAAKQGVTCQDCHMGKTPGVADGYATGPAAIVNGIPINPTRRHTNHSFFGPGYPTAHPGLFPHNPNAQRWTADQWLKFDYRAGWGTDAFENKVTPQTRFPKDWAEADDRYDARKIIDANLASLEKKRELRREVMEHGSHIDGPFFSSDLRAGQSLHFRYRVSNINPGHNLPSGSLGAQPELWLNVALIDPDGKRVWESGYLDSNGDMADEHSLDVRAGKVPYDKQLFNLQTKFLTTDVKGTDREMYLPINLDIDQLPFIRPGGQPITVMNHPPFIRMEARSLPPLSSRDAEYTVPADAMRKPGTYKLAVRMRSRAEPIYFMKFIGSTKEMERTMNEWMVDLHPYTVTFTVR from the coding sequence ATGCACATTTGGCGACGGAGTCGAATTGCGCGCCAGTGGGTTCGATCGATCATCGCACCCATCGCCTGTACGGCGCTGGTGTCCGCGTGGATCGGCGCGTCCAGCCGGACGTCGTCGGCGAAGACCGTCCGACATGTCCGACGAGTCCAGCAGGACCGGCAGGTCCAGCAAGGCGGCGACCCGCACGCGGCCGTCTTCGCCGAGTCGGAGTATCCGTCCGCGTCGCAGTGCGCGTCGTGCCATCAACAGATCTACCAGGAGTGGGCGAGCAGCAATCACGCGTACGCGTCGACCTCGCCCGTCTTTCACAAATTCGAACAGCGCATCAACGATCTGTCACACGGCACGATCGGATACTTCTGCATGCGCTGCCACGCCGCGGTCGGCACCACGCTCAACGAGCGCCGCGATCTGCCGCTCACCGAGCGGTCGCAGGTGTCGCGCGAAGGCGTGACGTGCGTGACGTGCCACCGTGTGTCGGAGCGGTTTGGCCGCGTCAACGGCGAACGGCGCATGGAGCCGGGCAACATCAACGCGCCGGTCTATGGTCCCACGGGCGGTTCAGGACTGGCGCCCGTGTTGGCCGACAAGGGTCACTACGCCGTCAAGACGAGTGCGAGCGAGACAGGCCCGGGTCAGAACATTCACTCGGCCGCGATCAAATTCGACCAGCTCGACAAGAGCTCATTCTGCGTGTCGTGTCACCAGGTGGCCGTCCAACCGGGCATCAAGCTCGAGGTGGTGTGGGATCAGTACCGCGCGTCACCGGCAGCGAAGCAGGGCGTCACGTGTCAGGATTGCCACATGGGCAAGACGCCGGGCGTGGCCGACGGCTATGCGACAGGACCTGCCGCGATCGTCAATGGCATTCCGATCAATCCCACGCGCAGGCACACGAACCATTCGTTCTTTGGCCCAGGATATCCGACCGCGCATCCCGGACTCTTTCCGCACAATCCAAACGCGCAGCGCTGGACGGCCGATCAGTGGCTCAAGTTCGACTATCGCGCCGGCTGGGGCACGGATGCGTTCGAGAACAAGGTGACACCGCAGACCAGGTTCCCTAAGGACTGGGCGGAAGCGGACGATCGCTATGACGCGCGCAAGATCATCGATGCCAACCTTGCCTCGCTCGAGAAGAAGCGCGAGCTGCGTCGCGAAGTGATGGAGCATGGATCGCACATCGACGGGCCGTTCTTCAGCAGTGATCTGCGCGCCGGACAGTCGCTGCATTTCCGGTATCGCGTCTCGAACATCAATCCGGGACACAACCTGCCGTCAGGATCGCTTGGCGCGCAGCCGGAGCTGTGGCTCAACGTCGCGTTGATCGATCCCGACGGAAAGCGCGTGTGGGAGTCGGGCTATCTCGACAGCAACGGCGACATGGCCGACGAGCACTCGCTCGACGTGCGGGCCGGTAAGGTTCCGTACGACAAGCAGCTCTTCAACCTGCAGACGAAGTTCCTGACGACGGACGTCAAGGGCACCGACCGCGAGATGTATCTCCCGATCAATCTCGACATCGATCAACTTCCGTTCATACGTCCGGGCGGGCAGCCGATCACCGTGATGAACCACCCGCCGTTCATCCGCATGGAAGCACGCTCGTTGCCGCCGCTCAGCTCGCGCGACGCCGAGTACACGGTGCCGGCCGATGCGATGCGGAAGCCCGGCACGTACAAGCTCGCCGTGCGCATGCGCAGCCGTGCGGAGCCGATCTACTTCATGAAGTTCATCGGATCGACCAAGGAGATGGAGCGCACGATGAACGAATGGATGGTCGATCTGCATCCGTACACCGTCACGTTCACGGTTCGCTAA